One Alphaproteobacteria bacterium genomic window carries:
- a CDS encoding acyl carrier protein produces the protein MSDVRQRVIDIVAKTLQIEKYKIKEESSFQEDLNADSIYIVELVMAFEQKFNCEISDEDAEKIRTVKDAITYLEANGK, from the coding sequence ATGAGTGATGTACGTCAAAGAGTGATTGATATTGTTGCTAAGACCCTTCAAATTGAAAAATATAAAATCAAAGAAGAATCAAGCTTTCAAGAAGATTTGAATGCAGATAGCATTTATATTGTTGAACTCGTTATGGCTTTTGAACAAAAATTTAACTGCGAAATTTCAGATGAAGATGCTGAAAAAATCCGCACTGTTAAAGACGCCATTACGTACTTAGAAGCTAACGGAAAATAG
- the fabD gene encoding [acyl-carrier-protein] S-malonyltransferase: protein MKSLLVFPGQGAQTVGMGKDVYENFSTARRVFEEVEDVLQVPLTQMILEGPQEKLNLTENTQPALMCVSAAFLEVMAAEFGFKVADHRYVAGHSLGEYTALYAAGVISLSQAAKLLKKRGIAMQEAVPRGRGKMIAVLGLSMEEAESVVAIVQHELPNKVCALANDNCPGQYVLSGHAQAIDLAMQVAKDKGAKRCMQLPVSAPFHSPLMEPAALTMREAIDQETFMDPKVPVICNVTARPESNPQTLKENLVSQVCGRVRWTESVQFAAANHIEKSIEIGAGKVLTGLIRRVSPDIATQAINDLESLKAFFNNKE from the coding sequence ATGAAATCACTTTTAGTTTTCCCCGGCCAGGGTGCTCAGACCGTTGGGATGGGAAAAGATGTTTACGAGAACTTTTCTACGGCGCGTCGGGTTTTTGAAGAGGTCGAAGATGTTCTGCAAGTGCCACTGACCCAAATGATTCTTGAGGGGCCGCAAGAAAAATTGAATCTTACTGAAAACACGCAACCAGCCCTTATGTGTGTCAGTGCCGCATTTTTAGAGGTGATGGCAGCTGAATTTGGATTTAAGGTGGCCGACCACAGGTATGTGGCGGGGCACTCGTTGGGTGAGTACACGGCGCTTTATGCAGCAGGTGTGATTTCTCTTTCTCAGGCAGCCAAGCTCCTTAAAAAGCGAGGGATAGCGATGCAGGAAGCTGTACCCAGAGGCCGTGGAAAAATGATTGCTGTTCTGGGATTGTCCATGGAAGAGGCAGAAAGTGTGGTCGCCATTGTCCAGCACGAATTGCCAAACAAAGTCTGTGCTTTGGCGAATGACAACTGTCCAGGCCAGTATGTTTTGAGTGGACACGCTCAAGCGATTGATTTAGCGATGCAAGTTGCCAAAGATAAGGGGGCTAAGCGATGCATGCAGCTGCCTGTCAGTGCGCCTTTTCACTCACCCTTGATGGAGCCAGCAGCTTTGACAATGCGGGAAGCAATTGATCAAGAGACTTTTATGGACCCTAAGGTTCCAGTGATTTGTAATGTCACAGCTAGACCCGAGAGCAATCCTCAAACCCTTAAAGAAAATTTGGTGAGCCAGGTTTGTGGTCGGGTGCGCTGGACTGAGAGCGTTCAGTTTGCGGCTGCTAATCACATTGAAAAATCCATCGAAATTGGCGCCGGTAAAGTTTTAACAGGATTGATTCGTCGTGTTTCTCCTGACATAGCAACGCAGGCGATCAATGATTTAGAGTCGCTTAAAGCCTTTTTTAACAATAAAGAATAA
- the fabF gene encoding beta-ketoacyl-[acyl-carrier-protein] synthase II, with amino-acid sequence MRRVVVTGVGMVSPLAMGAEHTWKKLLQGESGLGRIDYFDPADYSCQIAGQVPRSDAMDAASKGLYNPEAVVPGKERAMMDDFIVMALAATGEALENAGWKPTAEEDLERTGVMIGAGIGGLDKIGQTAITLHERGPRRVSPFFIPSCLINLASGQVSLKHGFKGPNHSVVTACATGAHAIGDASRLIMFGDADVMVAGGTEASVCPLGIAGFAALRALATKYNDNPTQGSRPWDQDRCGFVMGEGSGILILEEREHALKRGANILAEVVGYGLSGDAYHSTATAPDGDGGVRAMKSAFKHAKISPIDVDYINAHGTSTPLGDLSELAGIRTIMNNQFDNLSVSSTKSSIGHLLGAAGGVESIFSVLSIRDGIVPPTLNLDNPVPEAAGIDLVPHQAKERKVEIAMSNSFGFGGTNASVIFKKHS; translated from the coding sequence ATGCGTCGTGTTGTTGTTACAGGTGTAGGAATGGTCTCTCCCTTAGCAATGGGAGCAGAACATACCTGGAAAAAGCTTCTCCAGGGAGAATCGGGTCTTGGTCGTATCGACTATTTTGACCCGGCAGACTATAGCTGCCAAATAGCTGGGCAAGTCCCCCGTTCTGATGCGATGGATGCTGCTTCTAAGGGTTTGTATAACCCAGAGGCCGTTGTTCCCGGTAAAGAACGGGCCATGATGGATGATTTCATCGTTATGGCTCTTGCAGCAACCGGCGAAGCTTTAGAAAATGCTGGCTGGAAACCAACGGCTGAAGAAGATCTTGAGCGCACAGGCGTTATGATTGGAGCTGGCATCGGCGGATTAGATAAAATTGGCCAGACAGCTATAACTCTGCATGAGAGAGGCCCCCGTCGGGTGAGCCCTTTCTTCATTCCTTCCTGCCTTATCAATCTTGCTTCTGGACAAGTCTCTCTTAAACATGGCTTTAAAGGCCCCAACCATTCTGTTGTAACAGCTTGTGCAACCGGTGCCCACGCCATTGGGGATGCGTCCCGTCTCATTATGTTTGGGGATGCGGATGTGATGGTGGCTGGGGGAACAGAAGCATCTGTTTGCCCCCTTGGTATTGCGGGTTTTGCAGCCCTAAGAGCCTTGGCGACAAAATACAATGACAATCCAACTCAAGGATCACGCCCCTGGGATCAAGATCGATGCGGTTTTGTGATGGGGGAGGGAAGCGGTATCTTGATTCTCGAAGAACGTGAACATGCCCTTAAAAGGGGTGCCAATATCCTTGCAGAGGTAGTTGGCTACGGTTTGTCGGGGGATGCGTATCATTCAACAGCGACAGCGCCAGATGGTGATGGCGGTGTTCGCGCTATGAAAAGCGCTTTCAAACATGCTAAGATTTCACCAATCGACGTTGATTATATTAATGCCCACGGGACATCAACGCCTCTTGGGGACTTGTCTGAACTGGCTGGCATTCGAACCATCATGAACAATCAGTTTGATAACCTCTCTGTTTCTTCAACTAAATCATCGATTGGACACCTTCTTGGGGCAGCAGGTGGGGTAGAGAGTATCTTCTCTGTTTTGAGTATTCGTGACGGCATCGTTCCACCAACTTTGAATTTAGATAATCCTGTTCCTGAAGCTGCAGGCATTGATTTGGTTCCGCATCAGGCAAAAGAGCGGAAAGTTGAAATTGCCATGTCAAATTCGTTTGGATTTGGTGGCACAAATGCATCCGTCATTTTCAAAAAACATAGCTAG
- the secF gene encoding protein translocase subunit SecF codes for MPLTFKSDIVRLRYLSFVFSLLLVTLSAAFYGLKNFNYGIDFKGGIMIEVRSKNPIPLATVRSYLSKLNIGDVTVQEFGSANDLLIKFEQPENGLEGKDLVVKKISDTFKDQFEIRRTETVGPKQGKELIQNGILAILYGLLAILVYIWFRFEWQFGLCAVIALLENALVVFGYYSIFQVEFNTTAIVAVLTTIGYTINDTVVIYDRIRENLRKYKRKPIPDLINLSINETLSRTLMTSGTTLVALFSLYFFGGEVIASYSLPIIVGVIIGTYSSIFIAGPLLLNFNLRLLQKEEDTP; via the coding sequence ATGCCCCTCACCTTCAAGTCTGATATCGTTCGATTACGCTACCTTTCTTTTGTGTTTTCCCTGTTGCTCGTTACTCTTTCTGCTGCTTTTTATGGCCTAAAAAACTTCAATTACGGGATTGATTTTAAAGGCGGTATCATGATTGAAGTGCGGAGTAAAAACCCCATTCCTCTTGCGACGGTTCGGTCATATCTCAGCAAACTGAATATCGGCGATGTCACTGTTCAGGAATTTGGCTCTGCCAATGATTTATTGATTAAATTTGAACAACCTGAAAACGGTCTAGAAGGAAAAGACCTTGTGGTTAAAAAAATCAGCGACACCTTTAAAGATCAATTTGAAATCAGGCGGACAGAAACCGTTGGTCCCAAACAAGGAAAAGAACTCATTCAAAACGGTATCTTGGCCATCTTATACGGTCTTCTTGCCATTTTGGTCTACATCTGGTTTCGGTTCGAATGGCAATTTGGGTTGTGTGCTGTCATTGCTCTTCTCGAAAATGCCTTGGTTGTTTTTGGGTATTATTCCATTTTCCAAGTTGAATTTAACACAACCGCCATTGTTGCTGTCCTGACCACCATTGGGTATACCATCAATGACACGGTTGTGATCTATGATCGAATTCGTGAAAACCTTCGTAAGTACAAAAGAAAACCGATTCCTGACCTCATTAATCTTAGCATCAATGAAACGCTGTCCAGAACCCTGATGACATCTGGAACAACGCTCGTCGCGTTATTTTCACTCTACTTTTTTGGGGGAGAGGTAATTGCCAGCTACAGTCTGCCGATCATTGTGGGGGTTATCATTGGAACCTATTCCTCTATCTTCATTGCTGGCCCACTGTTGCTGAATTTCAACCTGCGCCTGTTACAAAAAGAAGAAGATACGCCTTAA
- the fabG gene encoding 3-oxoacyl-[acyl-carrier-protein] reductase — translation MFDLMGKKALVTGATGGIGGEIVRALTRQGAEVVMTGRRQQRLDALSADCGDGKAHALVADLTDLEQVKTIVPRAVEMMGGVDILVNNAGITRDGLSMRMKEVDFDDVLAVNLKVPFLLSQAVTMQMIRAKFGRIINISSIVGVTGNPGQVNYCSAKAGLIGQTKSLAQELASRNITVNAVAPGFIATEMTDALNETQKNNLLGSIPAQKMGLPLDIAAAVVFLASQEAGYITGQTVHVNGGLAMI, via the coding sequence ATGTTTGATTTAATGGGAAAGAAAGCTCTTGTTACGGGAGCAACTGGCGGCATCGGTGGAGAAATCGTTCGCGCCTTAACGAGGCAGGGTGCTGAAGTAGTTATGACCGGGCGCCGTCAACAGCGCCTTGATGCGCTGAGCGCTGACTGTGGCGATGGGAAAGCCCATGCTTTGGTAGCGGATTTAACAGATCTTGAACAAGTCAAAACCATTGTCCCGCGTGCTGTTGAGATGATGGGCGGCGTGGATATTTTGGTTAACAACGCTGGAATTACCCGTGACGGCCTGTCTATGCGGATGAAAGAAGTTGATTTTGATGATGTTCTTGCCGTGAACCTCAAGGTGCCTTTTCTGCTTTCTCAGGCTGTTACAATGCAAATGATTAGAGCAAAGTTTGGCCGCATTATTAATATCTCTTCGATTGTGGGTGTGACGGGAAACCCAGGTCAGGTGAATTACTGTTCGGCTAAAGCGGGGCTGATTGGCCAGACAAAATCTTTGGCGCAAGAGCTTGCATCCAGAAACATTACAGTCAATGCAGTAGCGCCGGGCTTTATTGCAACCGAGATGACTGATGCCCTTAATGAAACCCAGAAAAACAATCTTTTAGGCTCTATTCCAGCTCAAAAAATGGGTCTCCCCTTGGATATTGCTGCAGCTGTTGTGTTTCTGGCGAGTCAAGAGGCGGGCTATATAACGGGACAGACTGTGCACGTTAATGGTGGGCTGGCGATGATTTAA
- a CDS encoding endolytic transglycosylase MltG encodes MHPSFSKNIASGYLWLLKGLKVSVFRIILSTLCFCVSVLFLYCAMHLLYLKPIKDPVIFVVDRHETARQVSKRLLAENLISSEFVFRAVLKITNADKKIRAGVYQFLPHLSLLSLLKMLTRDSGVLLKITIPEGWTTAQIINYLSKIQGIEKSLPLEGEPQRYFFPETYYFYPPISEDKVLEMMANQAQKRIKDILGGPLPFPLKTFEEVVTLAAIIEKETALDWEKPIIASVFLNRLRKGIPLQADPTVSYAVSQGTGMLNRSLTRLDLKFPSPYNTYLNKGLPPGPICHPGWKSIEAVLKPQQSTLLYFVKNSTGGHTFAQMIKAHNQNVKKYRLLSTVK; translated from the coding sequence ATGCATCCGTCATTTTCAAAAAACATAGCTAGCGGTTATCTCTGGCTCTTGAAGGGCTTAAAAGTGTCTGTTTTTCGCATTATCCTATCAACTTTATGCTTTTGTGTATCTGTGCTTTTTTTGTACTGTGCGATGCACCTATTGTACTTAAAACCCATAAAAGACCCTGTTATTTTTGTTGTTGATAGACATGAAACCGCGCGCCAAGTTTCTAAACGACTCCTGGCAGAAAACTTAATTTCTTCTGAGTTTGTTTTTAGAGCAGTCCTTAAAATAACAAATGCTGACAAAAAAATCAGGGCTGGCGTTTATCAATTCTTGCCACATCTTTCGCTGCTTTCCCTTTTAAAAATGCTGACAAGAGACTCTGGTGTCTTGTTAAAAATAACAATCCCTGAAGGCTGGACGACTGCACAAATTATCAATTACTTAAGCAAAATACAGGGGATAGAGAAGAGTCTACCTTTGGAGGGAGAGCCACAAAGATATTTTTTTCCTGAAACCTATTATTTTTATCCTCCGATTTCTGAGGATAAAGTATTGGAAATGATGGCCAATCAGGCTCAAAAACGCATCAAGGATATATTGGGGGGACCGCTGCCATTCCCTCTCAAAACATTTGAAGAGGTCGTTACTCTTGCCGCTATCATTGAGAAAGAAACGGCCCTTGATTGGGAAAAGCCAATCATTGCCAGTGTTTTTTTAAATCGATTGCGTAAAGGGATCCCCTTACAAGCAGATCCAACGGTTTCTTATGCCGTCAGTCAAGGGACGGGCATGCTTAATAGATCTCTTACGAGACTGGATTTAAAATTTCCGAGCCCCTATAATACTTATCTAAATAAAGGATTGCCGCCAGGTCCTATTTGCCACCCAGGGTGGAAATCCATTGAAGCTGTCTTGAAGCCACAACAATCAACATTGTTGTATTTTGTTAAAAACAGCACAGGTGGCCACACCTTTGCGCAGATGATTAAAGCACACAATCAAAACGTCAAAAAATATCGTCTTCTTTCCACAGTAAAATAA
- the secD gene encoding protein translocase subunit SecD: protein MNRLKSKALGVTLSLTRLFFVIGLSVYSILTTLPSLLSPETLNKYWPSFLPQAKISLGLDLQGGSSLLLEADVETVIQERVRNLKNEVRKVLRQHKIRYRDLEAKEEKVVFQLRDASQKEKTFKALRKLGLDFSVQLNIDQIEIRFTSAALQEQEKVVLDQSIEVVRRRIDEMGTKEPLIQRQGTNRILLQLPGVNSPDDAKRLLGKTAKLTFHAVKPTEGLGTIRLNQKITHNGQTMDIPHILDQDPLITGDMVIDAKPYLNQERNEWQVSLSMDQTGARIYADFTKANVGKPVAIVLDNKVITAPIINEPIPTGNSVISGQFTPKSSHELAMLLRAGSLPAPLKILEERTVGPDLGADSIAAGKTATLVAIIAVFAYMLLYYGFNYGGVACVALFFNLTLLIAGLTLLGATLTLPGIAGIALTLGMAVDANVLIFERIREELNHTKRVAASIQSGFSRAISTIVDSNLTTLIGAGLLYQFGTGPVRGFAVTLTMGILISMFTAITLTKTLLIIVYKWKGPQPLSFDMKEVK from the coding sequence ATAAATCGGTTAAAAAGTAAGGCGCTTGGTGTGACCCTCTCTTTAACCCGTCTATTTTTTGTTATTGGTCTAAGCGTTTATAGTATTTTAACAACGCTTCCCAGTCTTCTTTCCCCAGAAACCTTGAACAAATACTGGCCGTCTTTTCTGCCTCAAGCAAAAATCAGTTTGGGTCTTGACCTACAAGGCGGATCCTCCCTTCTCTTGGAAGCGGACGTTGAAACCGTAATCCAAGAACGCGTCAGAAACCTTAAAAACGAAGTTCGTAAAGTTCTAAGACAGCATAAAATTCGATACCGCGATCTGGAAGCGAAAGAAGAAAAAGTGGTGTTTCAACTACGCGATGCCTCACAAAAAGAAAAAACTTTTAAGGCGCTCAGAAAACTAGGCCTGGACTTTTCCGTTCAGCTCAATATTGACCAAATAGAAATCAGATTCACCTCAGCAGCGCTCCAAGAGCAAGAAAAGGTCGTTCTAGATCAATCGATTGAGGTGGTTCGCCGCCGGATTGACGAAATGGGCACCAAAGAACCCCTGATTCAACGCCAAGGCACCAACCGTATTTTGCTTCAGCTTCCAGGGGTGAATTCACCGGATGATGCCAAACGCCTCCTGGGAAAAACAGCAAAGCTCACCTTTCATGCCGTTAAGCCCACAGAAGGATTGGGCACCATTCGCCTCAACCAAAAAATAACACATAATGGGCAAACAATGGATATCCCTCATATCCTTGATCAAGATCCGCTCATCACAGGCGACATGGTTATCGATGCAAAACCATACCTCAACCAGGAGCGGAATGAATGGCAAGTAAGTCTATCCATGGATCAAACTGGCGCGCGCATTTACGCTGATTTTACCAAAGCAAATGTTGGAAAACCGGTTGCCATTGTTTTGGATAACAAAGTCATTACAGCGCCCATCATCAATGAACCAATTCCAACAGGTAATAGTGTCATCAGTGGTCAATTCACACCAAAGAGCAGCCATGAGTTGGCGATGCTCTTACGTGCTGGATCGCTTCCAGCGCCACTTAAAATCCTTGAAGAAAGAACCGTTGGCCCTGACCTTGGTGCCGATTCTATCGCTGCAGGGAAGACAGCTACGCTTGTTGCCATTATCGCTGTGTTTGCTTATATGCTCCTTTACTATGGCTTCAACTATGGCGGTGTTGCCTGCGTGGCCTTATTCTTCAATCTCACCCTGTTAATAGCCGGCCTCACCCTATTGGGCGCAACGCTTACCCTTCCTGGTATTGCTGGTATCGCCCTTACTCTAGGAATGGCAGTTGATGCCAACGTTTTGATTTTTGAACGCATCCGAGAAGAGCTGAACCACACGAAGAGAGTGGCTGCCTCTATTCAATCTGGATTTTCCAGAGCTATCAGCACCATTGTTGATTCTAACTTAACAACATTGATTGGCGCTGGGTTGCTTTATCAATTTGGAACAGGCCCTGTTCGTGGATTTGCCGTTACTCTAACCATGGGGATTCTTATTTCTATGTTTACGGCCATCACCCTCACAAAAACGCTGCTTATCATCGTTTATAAATGGAAAGGGCCGCAACCCTTGAGCTTTGACATGAAGGAGGTCAAATAA
- the yajC gene encoding preprotein translocase subunit YajC → MAPLLLFVVMYFVIIRPQNRKAKEHQNMISALGKGDRIVTNGGVIGTITDLQEKELSIEISPGVIMQVSRAMVATKIEEPAKAKKAAAPKKAPAKVNKSVKK, encoded by the coding sequence ATGGCCCCTCTTCTTCTTTTTGTTGTCATGTATTTTGTCATCATTCGCCCTCAAAATCGTAAAGCAAAAGAACATCAGAACATGATTTCTGCACTGGGCAAGGGAGATCGCATTGTCACCAACGGCGGTGTTATCGGCACCATCACTGATTTACAAGAAAAAGAACTGTCTATTGAAATTTCTCCAGGTGTGATCATGCAAGTTTCCCGTGCCATGGTTGCCACTAAAATTGAAGAGCCCGCAAAAGCAAAAAAAGCCGCTGCTCCCAAAAAAGCACCTGCTAAAGTAAATAAATCGGTTAAAAAGTAA